In Paenibacillus hexagrammi, the following are encoded in one genomic region:
- the glpK gene encoding glycerol kinase GlpK — MERFILSIDQGTTSSRAIIFNRNNDIVGTSQQEFAQIYPNPGWVEHDADQIWESVLSVVSTCMSEAGIGPEQIAAIGITNQRETTVVWDKATGKPVYHAIVWQSRQTAAICERLDKQGWQSKIREKTGLLIDPYFSGTKVAWILEEVPGARERAERGDLLFGTIDTWLIWKLTGGKVHVTDLSNASRTLLFNIHELTWDQELLEMLNIPASMLPEVKPSSCVYGHTDKALFGEEIIIAGAAGDQQAALFGQACFQEGEAKNTYGTGCFMLMNTGSKAVSSKHGLLTTIAWGIGDQVVYALEGSVFVAGSALQWLRDGLKMIEDAAETEHYASSVESTEGVYLVPAFVGMGTPYWDSEVRGAVFGLTRGTTKEHFVRAALEALAYQTKDVLDVMEEDSGIAVNRLRVDGGAVRNQFLMQFQSDILNIPVDRPVINETTALGAAYLAGLAVGYWADQSEIVDRWKIDKTFLPDMKDEKRHHLYDNWKKAVHAARAFK; from the coding sequence ATGGAACGCTTTATCCTTTCAATAGATCAAGGAACGACCAGCTCAAGAGCTATCATATTTAACCGAAACAACGATATTGTCGGCACATCTCAGCAGGAATTTGCTCAAATTTATCCCAACCCCGGTTGGGTGGAGCATGATGCCGATCAAATTTGGGAATCCGTTCTGTCTGTCGTTAGTACCTGCATGTCGGAGGCGGGGATCGGACCAGAGCAGATCGCCGCAATCGGCATCACCAATCAGCGTGAAACAACGGTGGTATGGGACAAAGCGACCGGTAAACCGGTCTATCACGCGATTGTCTGGCAGTCGAGGCAGACCGCGGCCATCTGCGAAAGGCTCGACAAGCAGGGCTGGCAGAGCAAGATTCGGGAGAAAACAGGGCTGCTCATCGATCCGTATTTTTCAGGAACGAAAGTGGCCTGGATCCTGGAGGAAGTCCCAGGTGCCAGAGAACGTGCGGAGCGTGGCGATCTGCTGTTCGGTACGATCGATACTTGGCTGATCTGGAAGCTTACTGGCGGGAAGGTCCATGTGACGGACCTCTCTAACGCTTCGCGAACGCTGCTGTTCAATATCCATGAGCTGACATGGGACCAGGAACTCCTGGAGATGCTGAACATTCCGGCATCCATGCTACCTGAGGTGAAGCCGTCGTCCTGTGTATATGGACATACGGATAAGGCGCTATTCGGTGAAGAAATCATCATCGCGGGAGCTGCTGGAGATCAACAGGCAGCTTTGTTCGGCCAGGCTTGCTTTCAAGAAGGAGAAGCCAAGAATACGTACGGTACGGGCTGCTTCATGCTGATGAATACCGGAAGTAAAGCAGTCAGCTCCAAGCATGGGCTGCTCACGACCATCGCCTGGGGGATTGGCGACCAGGTTGTCTACGCCCTAGAGGGCAGCGTGTTTGTGGCGGGTTCAGCTTTACAATGGCTGCGGGACGGACTAAAGATGATCGAGGATGCAGCAGAGACGGAGCATTATGCATCCAGTGTGGAATCGACAGAGGGCGTCTATCTCGTGCCTGCCTTTGTCGGTATGGGCACCCCTTATTGGGATAGCGAAGTCAGAGGCGCTGTATTCGGGCTGACCCGCGGAACGACCAAAGAGCACTTCGTGCGTGCGGCCTTGGAGGCCCTCGCTTATCAGACGAAGGATGTGCTGGACGTCATGGAAGAAGACTCCGGCATTGCTGTTAACAGGCTCCGTGTGGATGGCGGGGCTGTCCGCAATCAATTCTTGATGCAATTTCAAAGCGATATTTTAAATATACCTGTCGATCGGCCTGTCATTAATGAAACGACTGCGCTGGGAGCTGCTTATCTAGCAGGATTAGCTGTCGGTTACTGGGCGGACCAGTCCGAAATCGTGGACCGATGGAAGATAGATAAAACGTTCTTGCCGGATATGAAGGATGAAAAGCGTCATCACCTCTACGACAACTGGAAGAAAGCCGTGCATGCCGCGAGAGCTTTTAAATAA
- a CDS encoding glycoside hydrolase family 31 protein, whose product MKVKVSNNLLQVVDGNHYIELLTDGAKYRIYLMNDSIVRVRGTFDEQFAEEASYTLTMTAWDDKMDGMIEDRKRVEALPARYEDAGTHLLLTTKELRVIIHKSPFAIEIQDAEGRVLHEDVKERSYVKDKQGRLYHYSTLKDEDYYYGFGEKSGYLNKKHRRMRMHNVDTIGYDSEHTDPLYKHIPFYIKFNGASQTATGLFYHNSYDSAFDMGCERSGYWSKYSYFCADGGELDYFFMHGPQIKDVVRHYTDLTGKTILPTKYSLGYMGSTMYYTELEENSDQAILNFVDRCKAEGIPCDGFFMSSGYTTGDNGKRYVFNWNYKRFPDPKAFIEQMRSKGVALAPNIKPGMLLTHPHYQQFDEAGAYIQDDEGEKSVTDRYWGGQASFVDFTNPKGRELWKHHLKSSFINLGVTSIWNDNNEYEINNPDALCEFEGDKKEISALRPLLPNLMAQMAKEAIAEAAPNTRPYIVNRAGFAGIQRYAQTWAGDNNTSWHSLKFNVPVILGMGLSGVANQGCDIGGFFGPAPEPELFVRWVQNGIFQPRFSIHSCNTDNTVTEPWMYPSYTSYIRDAIQLRYRLVPYFYSLLHEASVEGSPVMRPMVYEFQADPATWEESFDFMLGRSLLVANVLDKDAATRKVYLPGGSEWFDWYTKKHYAGGQTVELDVNLSSIPMFIRSGAIIPMAPKLHNIHNERIEELHLLVEPSENTSFVLYEDDGTTNNYQNGEYLRTTISVATERNTVISFKKEGTYASSVKRLVVDLICKKIAPVQVTLQGRKLPMFLDRAEWESNGEGWYYDLEQKTTKIKLANSDADMDIAVNFDVRDLISI is encoded by the coding sequence ATGAAAGTGAAAGTAAGCAATAACTTATTGCAAGTTGTGGATGGGAACCATTATATAGAGCTGCTGACAGATGGAGCCAAATATCGTATTTATCTGATGAATGATTCGATTGTCCGGGTCCGCGGAACCTTCGACGAGCAATTCGCCGAGGAAGCTTCGTATACGCTGACCATGACTGCTTGGGACGACAAAATGGACGGCATGATCGAGGACCGCAAGAGGGTCGAAGCTCTGCCGGCTCGGTATGAAGATGCCGGGACGCATCTGCTGCTCACTACGAAGGAATTACGCGTCATCATTCATAAGAGCCCGTTCGCGATTGAAATTCAAGATGCGGAAGGCCGCGTGCTTCATGAGGACGTGAAAGAACGCTCTTACGTGAAGGATAAGCAGGGAAGGCTCTATCACTATTCCACGCTGAAGGACGAAGACTACTATTACGGCTTTGGTGAGAAGAGCGGTTATTTGAACAAAAAGCATCGCCGAATGCGGATGCACAATGTCGATACGATCGGCTACGATTCCGAGCATACGGATCCGCTATATAAGCATATTCCGTTTTATATTAAATTTAACGGAGCTTCGCAAACTGCCACAGGTCTGTTCTACCATAACAGCTACGATTCTGCCTTCGACATGGGTTGCGAGCGCAGCGGCTATTGGAGCAAGTACAGCTATTTTTGCGCGGACGGCGGGGAATTGGATTATTTCTTCATGCATGGACCGCAAATCAAGGACGTTGTCCGACATTATACCGATTTGACAGGCAAAACGATCCTGCCGACGAAATACTCCTTGGGGTATATGGGTTCTACGATGTATTACACGGAGCTGGAGGAAAATTCAGATCAAGCGATCCTGAACTTCGTCGATCGATGCAAGGCGGAAGGCATTCCATGCGACGGATTTTTCATGTCCTCCGGCTACACGACCGGCGATAATGGCAAGCGCTATGTATTCAACTGGAACTACAAGCGTTTCCCTGACCCTAAAGCCTTCATTGAACAAATGCGGAGCAAGGGAGTGGCGCTTGCGCCTAATATTAAGCCGGGTATGCTGCTCACGCATCCGCATTACCAACAATTTGATGAAGCGGGAGCCTATATTCAAGATGACGAGGGCGAGAAGTCCGTCACAGACCGCTATTGGGGCGGGCAGGCTTCCTTCGTTGACTTTACGAACCCTAAAGGCAGAGAGCTGTGGAAGCACCATCTGAAATCCTCGTTCATCAATCTGGGCGTCACCTCGATTTGGAACGATAACAACGAATATGAAATTAACAACCCGGATGCGCTTTGCGAGTTTGAAGGCGACAAAAAGGAGATTAGCGCTTTGCGTCCGCTCCTTCCGAACTTGATGGCTCAAATGGCCAAAGAAGCGATCGCAGAGGCTGCTCCAAATACAAGACCTTATATCGTGAACCGCGCGGGATTTGCCGGTATCCAGCGTTACGCCCAGACCTGGGCGGGAGACAACAATACGAGCTGGCACAGCTTGAAGTTCAACGTTCCTGTCATTCTTGGCATGGGCCTGTCCGGTGTGGCGAATCAAGGTTGCGACATCGGTGGCTTCTTCGGACCTGCGCCGGAGCCGGAACTGTTCGTCCGTTGGGTACAGAACGGTATTTTCCAACCGAGATTCTCCATTCATTCCTGTAATACCGACAATACCGTTACTGAGCCTTGGATGTATCCTTCGTATACGTCGTATATCCGGGATGCCATTCAGCTTCGTTACCGCTTGGTTCCGTATTTCTACTCGCTGCTGCATGAAGCTTCCGTAGAAGGTTCACCTGTGATGCGCCCTATGGTGTATGAATTCCAAGCAGACCCTGCAACATGGGAAGAAAGCTTTGACTTCATGCTCGGACGCTCCCTTCTAGTGGCCAATGTCCTCGACAAAGACGCGGCAACGAGAAAAGTATACCTGCCGGGAGGCAGCGAATGGTTCGACTGGTATACGAAAAAGCACTATGCCGGCGGACAGACTGTGGAGCTGGACGTGAACTTAAGCTCCATTCCGATGTTCATCCGCAGCGGAGCGATTATTCCCATGGCGCCGAAACTGCATAATATACACAATGAACGCATTGAGGAGCTGCACCTGTTGGTCGAGCCGTCTGAAAATACGAGCTTCGTGCTCTATGAAGACGATGGCACTACGAACAATTACCAAAATGGTGAGTATCTGAGAACTACCATTAGCGTTGCTACAGAGCGCAATACCGTCATTTCTTTCAAAAAAGAAGGGACTTATGCAAGCAGCGTGAAACGACTGGTCGTTGATCTGATTTGCAAGAAAATCGCGCCTGTTCAAGTCACCCTGCAGGGCCGCAAGCTGCCGATGTTCCTGGATCGCGCGGAATGGGAATCGAATGGCGAGGGCTGGTACTACGATCTTGAGCAGAAAACAACGAAGATCAAGCTGGCCAACAGCGACGCGGATATGGATATCGCGGTTAACTTCGATGTGAGAGACCTGATTTCGATTTAG
- a CDS encoding glycerol-3-phosphate dehydrogenase/oxidase, producing MAEAFSSRTRTELLQALNNQSFDVLIIGGGITGAGIALDATTRGMRTVLVEMQDFAAGTSSRSTKLVHGGLRYLKQLEVKMVAEVGKERAVVYENGPHVTTPEWMLLPFHKGGTFGALSTSLGLMLYDFLAGVKRSERRTMLNVDETLRRVPLVKRDGLKGSGVYVEYRTDDARLTIEVMKEAVSRGAKAMNYAKVEQFIYKDRKVVGVKVKDVVGGGEYDIYANKIVNAAGPWVDTLRELDKSKTRKHLQLTKGVHLVIDQSRFPLKQAVYFDTPDGRMVFAIPRDGKAYVGTTDTVYKGDAVNPRMTSADRAYIIDAINYMFPTVGITDQDVESSWAGLRPLIFEEGKSASEISRKDEIWESDSGLITIAGGKLTGYRKMAEMVVDRLDELFKKEGVTRFTGCITKPMPISGGDVGGPGQFPAYIQRKAAEGVKHGFHKEQAEMLARKYGSNIDRVYELVKQYEEKGVKSDLPKDVLAMILYALEAEMTVKPADFFIRRTGKLLFDIAWVRQYKASVIDFMAEYLGWSEEQKNTYSEELEKYLHDAVIPAE from the coding sequence ATGGCTGAAGCCTTTTCGAGCAGGACAAGAACGGAACTACTGCAAGCTTTGAATAACCAATCATTTGATGTATTGATCATCGGCGGCGGAATTACGGGGGCGGGTATCGCCCTCGATGCAACAACGCGGGGCATGCGTACGGTGCTTGTAGAAATGCAGGACTTTGCCGCGGGAACGTCCAGCCGTTCAACCAAGCTGGTTCATGGCGGACTTCGATATCTGAAGCAGCTTGAGGTGAAGATGGTCGCGGAAGTGGGCAAGGAGCGCGCGGTCGTCTATGAGAATGGACCTCACGTCACGACACCGGAGTGGATGCTGCTGCCGTTTCATAAAGGCGGAACCTTCGGAGCGCTGAGCACCTCCTTGGGGCTGATGCTGTATGATTTCCTGGCAGGGGTCAAGCGGAGTGAACGCCGGACCATGCTGAATGTGGATGAAACACTCCGCCGTGTGCCGCTCGTCAAGCGTGACGGGCTTAAGGGCAGCGGCGTATATGTGGAATACCGGACCGATGATGCCCGGCTCACGATCGAGGTCATGAAAGAAGCGGTCTCCCGTGGCGCCAAGGCTATGAACTACGCGAAGGTGGAGCAGTTTATTTATAAGGACCGCAAAGTGGTTGGGGTTAAAGTGAAGGATGTTGTAGGCGGCGGCGAATATGACATTTATGCCAACAAAATTGTCAATGCAGCCGGACCTTGGGTAGATACCCTGCGCGAGCTAGATAAGTCCAAGACGAGAAAGCATCTGCAGCTGACCAAAGGCGTGCATCTGGTCATCGATCAATCGCGCTTTCCTTTGAAGCAAGCGGTCTATTTCGATACGCCGGACGGACGGATGGTCTTCGCGATTCCGCGCGACGGCAAAGCGTATGTGGGCACGACCGATACCGTCTACAAAGGCGATGCCGTCAATCCGAGAATGACCTCGGCGGACCGCGCCTATATCATCGATGCGATTAACTATATGTTCCCGACCGTGGGCATCACGGACCAAGATGTCGAGTCCAGCTGGGCCGGTCTGCGTCCGCTCATTTTTGAAGAAGGGAAAAGTGCGTCAGAGATTTCCCGTAAGGATGAGATCTGGGAGTCGGACTCGGGACTCATTACGATAGCCGGGGGCAAACTAACGGGTTACCGCAAAATGGCGGAGATGGTCGTCGATCGACTCGATGAGCTGTTCAAGAAAGAAGGCGTAACTCGCTTCACCGGCTGCATCACCAAGCCGATGCCAATCTCCGGTGGCGACGTAGGAGGGCCGGGGCAATTCCCTGCTTACATCCAGCGGAAAGCGGCGGAAGGCGTCAAGCACGGATTCCATAAGGAGCAGGCCGAGATGCTTGCTCGTAAATACGGCTCCAATATTGACCGTGTTTACGAGTTGGTGAAACAGTATGAGGAGAAAGGCGTGAAGAGCGACCTGCCTAAGGACGTTCTGGCCATGATCCTGTACGCGCTTGAAGCGGAAATGACGGTGAAACCAGCCGACTTCTTTATCCGCCGTACCGGTAAGCTGCTGTTCGATATCGCTTGGGTACGTCAATATAAAGCCTCTGTTATTGACTTTATGGCTGAATATTTGGGCTGGAGTGAGGAGCAGAAGAATACTTACAGCGAAGAGCTGGAGAAGTATTTGCATGATGCTGTGATCCCAGCGGAGTGA
- a CDS encoding glycosyl hydrolase family 28-related protein: MKLVIKKLILLWMALLLIIPAPASVYGAEDSGGGANTPEGYVRIKNKWLGTYLYEDSSQVVRYGFTSITDPSSEWIVESASGSSSNKRIKNRATGHYITMDQVNGRRTAVTTADGASGTLSDQWMIEDASRPGYVTIRTATTPNVNNFIHVEDQLSFAEVSSDIGAIWESPQWKLEPVNEAAPVRIVNKFREGQYLYEDKDGLVEFGKVPLNDATSHWYIESVHADSSGITSVRIQNRSTGHYITQGVFYDKIQSLPAADSKVNQWIMADGTEQGWVTFTNVDALDQSSNYVLNTQFDDTFVRSNDWPTRDSVPPQQNDNAQWKIEPAADVAPVRIAAFTEHQLSDTYLYEDNSMVKYGAWDSSSVTSSVYYQWLVEDYNGNKRIKNMATGSYMSVQDAVYAANPLLSLPTADNLGGDQWRITPSAIYDDYVTVQNAVYSSANIHITDNLGFVQASPADPNTNPAQWLFEDPNAASAATQYVQIQNEWQSLSMYEDDNGDLKYGNVKADDYRGQWLIERFAGRKRIQNRATGHYINIQDMSGGHIRVTDVEDSWNSAVWVVETLSGGAKLIHSVNDSNSDINHQKFIHLQNLLKYAEYGEINRSWGSPHWKFIPVTDDSAKFYLLKNKATGAYFYEEITPGVENGKVKYGDIDPHAATAQWYMEDAGGGPQYIRNRATGHYIAMEGVDPSDDGQSTPLQSMNVDLSWGIASPKWFIENAPADGYKVIRSGWTGEHYINVKDQTGYAQSNKQVADQDSAQFAFEQAPEVPIQLPQGFVRIKNTATNQYLYENNRGIVMYGTPEANNGYAHWSIESAGGWQRLKNRATGHYMVLNPDYTYIQSEAADVDDEASRWAVESNNGGSTYLIHSTQNHFNDEYVNVQNGLGYPERGLYPNQFATLQWNFEQASDDFVTPSSDEARNEHTHTTIFNDTNYSKIVNKKTKQSLYEKNGAALSTGEEQSDFSDQWMIQDFNGRKLLQNRATGHLLSASPNQAAVLTNDTDPVNPTSQWVLQDELGYMKVVNAAQQLHLYEAQDDVRLDKLSNAEQGSADWMIVPVPGEAVYEAEDAFISGGVHKADSIASFTGTGYVDDFSADGAKVIFGVNAQEGQEYDATLRYQNPADTAEQLTVYVNGLHAEQITFDAGNGSDEWKTMDLNLQLRAGYNSVTVEAGGSGSGQIAIDSLTLHNAVNKAYRGAIQPYITYEAEYAVTNGSLIGPSRTYREVANEASGRKAVKLDQAGQYVKFTTAKQANSIVLRYAIPDSASGTGIQTTLGLYVNDVKVKDLKLTSKYAWEYGNYPWSNDPQQGSAHRFFDEVHALIGDVPAGAEITLKNDANTADYYIIDFAELEQVDDQPYEQPQGFLSVTDFGAVAGDGQDDSDAFQAAMDAAKAQRKGVWFPAGAYELDNGGQLFMLDNVTIRGAGMWHTTLKGAKFYGIGSHIRVYDLFLDGELNVRDDEAHTNGFEGAFGPGSTIQSVWIEHTKTAMWIARAKPQFGFNSDIYTNEFYVAGLRMRNLMADGINFSINTKNSMVEQSNVRYPGDDGLAMWSTLTTGYPDDFTENNTFRFDTVQLPWLSNNMVVFGGKDNNMQDNVLSDTIGLGGGSSSRRGSNRLRSAEQLLSSEIR; this comes from the coding sequence TTGAAGTTGGTTATAAAAAAGCTTATTTTGCTATGGATGGCACTGCTGCTCATTATACCTGCACCTGCCAGCGTCTACGGAGCTGAGGATTCGGGGGGAGGAGCGAATACGCCTGAAGGCTATGTTCGAATCAAGAACAAATGGTTGGGGACTTATCTATATGAAGACTCCAGTCAAGTTGTTCGATATGGCTTTACAAGCATCACAGATCCTAGTTCGGAATGGATCGTCGAAAGCGCATCCGGAAGTTCCTCGAACAAAAGGATCAAGAATCGGGCCACTGGCCATTACATCACGATGGATCAAGTAAACGGACGCCGCACGGCGGTTACAACGGCAGATGGAGCAAGCGGCACACTTAGCGATCAATGGATGATCGAAGATGCGAGCAGACCCGGATATGTGACGATCCGCACGGCAACGACGCCGAATGTCAACAATTTTATCCATGTGGAGGATCAGCTCAGCTTTGCGGAAGTAAGCTCTGATATCGGCGCAATCTGGGAAAGCCCGCAGTGGAAGCTGGAGCCGGTTAACGAGGCTGCGCCTGTGCGCATTGTCAATAAATTCAGAGAGGGCCAGTACTTGTATGAGGACAAGGACGGCCTGGTGGAATTCGGCAAAGTGCCGCTGAATGATGCAACCTCACACTGGTATATAGAGTCCGTCCATGCTGATTCGAGCGGAATAACAAGCGTACGCATCCAAAACCGATCAACCGGCCATTACATTACGCAAGGCGTTTTTTATGACAAAATCCAAAGCTTGCCTGCCGCTGACTCCAAAGTCAATCAGTGGATTATGGCTGACGGCACGGAGCAAGGCTGGGTAACGTTCACCAATGTGGACGCCTTGGATCAAAGCTCGAACTACGTACTCAATACGCAATTTGACGATACGTTTGTGCGATCGAACGATTGGCCGACACGAGACAGCGTTCCGCCTCAACAAAATGATAATGCACAGTGGAAAATAGAGCCTGCAGCCGATGTAGCGCCCGTTAGAATTGCTGCGTTTACGGAACACCAATTGAGCGATACTTATTTGTATGAGGATAACAGCATGGTCAAATACGGTGCATGGGATAGCTCATCGGTTACTTCGTCGGTCTACTACCAGTGGCTGGTAGAGGATTATAACGGCAACAAACGGATCAAAAATATGGCGACCGGCAGCTACATGTCGGTTCAGGATGCCGTCTATGCAGCGAATCCGCTTCTAAGCTTGCCGACTGCGGATAACTTGGGCGGTGATCAATGGAGAATAACCCCATCAGCCATTTACGATGATTATGTGACAGTACAAAACGCGGTCTACTCATCCGCAAATATTCATATCACGGACAATCTTGGCTTTGTACAGGCTTCGCCAGCCGATCCCAACACGAATCCGGCGCAATGGCTGTTCGAGGATCCGAATGCCGCATCAGCAGCGACGCAATATGTGCAAATTCAAAATGAATGGCAATCGCTGTCCATGTATGAAGACGATAACGGCGATTTGAAATACGGCAACGTGAAAGCGGACGATTACAGAGGCCAATGGCTCATCGAACGTTTCGCCGGACGTAAACGGATTCAAAACCGTGCAACCGGGCACTACATCAATATCCAGGACATGTCCGGCGGACATATTCGCGTAACGGATGTGGAAGACAGCTGGAACAGCGCTGTTTGGGTCGTGGAAACGTTAAGCGGCGGCGCCAAACTTATTCACAGTGTGAATGACAGCAACAGCGACATCAACCATCAGAAGTTTATCCACCTTCAGAATTTGTTGAAGTACGCAGAGTATGGGGAGATTAATCGCAGCTGGGGCAGCCCCCATTGGAAATTCATTCCGGTAACGGATGATTCGGCGAAGTTTTATTTATTGAAAAACAAAGCGACCGGAGCTTATTTCTATGAAGAAATCACGCCGGGTGTGGAGAACGGCAAAGTGAAATATGGGGACATCGACCCCCATGCTGCGACAGCCCAATGGTACATGGAGGATGCTGGCGGGGGGCCGCAATACATCAGAAACCGGGCTACCGGCCACTACATCGCGATGGAAGGCGTAGATCCCAGTGATGACGGGCAGAGTACTCCGCTGCAAAGCATGAATGTGGATCTGAGCTGGGGCATTGCCAGTCCGAAATGGTTCATTGAGAACGCTCCTGCGGATGGCTATAAAGTGATCCGAAGCGGTTGGACCGGAGAGCATTACATCAATGTAAAGGATCAGACCGGCTATGCGCAATCCAATAAACAAGTAGCGGACCAGGATTCAGCGCAATTCGCATTTGAACAGGCGCCTGAAGTGCCGATCCAGTTGCCTCAAGGGTTCGTTCGGATTAAGAATACAGCTACGAACCAGTATTTATATGAAAACAACCGCGGTATCGTCATGTATGGTACGCCGGAAGCGAATAATGGATACGCTCACTGGAGCATCGAGTCGGCGGGCGGCTGGCAGAGGTTGAAGAACCGGGCTACCGGACATTATATGGTGCTGAATCCTGACTACACGTATATCCAGAGCGAAGCTGCGGACGTGGATGATGAGGCATCTCGCTGGGCGGTAGAAAGCAATAACGGAGGATCTACCTATCTGATCCACAGTACGCAGAATCATTTTAACGATGAGTATGTGAATGTGCAAAATGGCCTGGGTTACCCGGAAAGGGGCTTATACCCTAATCAGTTTGCGACGCTGCAATGGAACTTTGAGCAAGCTTCGGACGATTTTGTAACTCCTAGTTCTGATGAGGCGAGAAATGAACACACACACACAACGATTTTTAACGATACGAATTATTCGAAAATTGTTAATAAGAAGACGAAGCAATCCTTGTATGAAAAGAATGGAGCAGCTCTTTCAACTGGTGAAGAACAGAGCGATTTCAGCGATCAATGGATGATTCAAGATTTTAATGGACGCAAGCTGCTGCAGAATCGGGCGACCGGCCATCTGCTGTCTGCATCCCCCAATCAAGCTGCGGTGCTTACCAATGATACCGACCCGGTCAATCCAACCAGTCAATGGGTCCTTCAGGATGAGCTTGGATACATGAAAGTCGTAAATGCAGCTCAGCAGCTCCATTTGTATGAAGCTCAAGACGATGTGCGACTTGATAAGTTAAGTAATGCCGAGCAGGGCAGTGCAGATTGGATGATTGTGCCTGTTCCGGGCGAAGCTGTCTATGAAGCAGAGGATGCATTTATTTCGGGAGGCGTGCATAAAGCGGATTCTATCGCGTCCTTTACAGGAACCGGTTATGTCGACGATTTCTCAGCGGATGGCGCTAAAGTGATTTTTGGTGTGAATGCGCAGGAAGGACAGGAATATGACGCAACGCTACGTTATCAAAATCCAGCTGACACTGCCGAGCAATTAACGGTCTATGTGAACGGATTGCATGCAGAGCAAATTACTTTTGATGCAGGAAATGGTTCAGATGAGTGGAAGACGATGGACCTCAACCTTCAGCTCCGTGCAGGCTATAACTCGGTTACGGTCGAAGCGGGGGGATCGGGCTCCGGTCAAATAGCGATCGATTCCTTGACGCTGCACAATGCGGTCAATAAAGCCTACCGGGGCGCGATTCAGCCCTATATAACGTACGAAGCGGAGTACGCGGTGACGAATGGATCATTGATCGGGCCATCACGCACATACCGCGAAGTGGCTAATGAAGCGTCCGGCCGCAAAGCTGTGAAGCTGGACCAAGCCGGCCAATATGTCAAATTTACGACTGCGAAGCAGGCGAATTCGATTGTGCTCCGCTATGCGATACCGGATAGCGCTTCCGGTACAGGCATTCAAACGACACTTGGCTTGTATGTAAATGATGTCAAAGTGAAAGACTTGAAATTGACATCCAAATATGCTTGGGAATACGGCAACTATCCTTGGTCGAACGACCCGCAGCAGGGCAGCGCACACCGATTCTTCGATGAAGTACATGCGCTGATCGGGGATGTTCCGGCAGGCGCCGAAATTACGCTGAAAAACGATGCGAACACAGCAGATTACTATATCATTGATTTTGCCGAGCTGGAGCAAGTGGACGATCAGCCTTATGAACAGCCGCAAGGATTTCTTTCTGTTACTGATTTTGGCGCTGTTGCAGGTGACGGTCAGGATGATTCGGATGCGTTCCAAGCTGCCATGGATGCGGCCAAAGCTCAGCGAAAGGGAGTTTGGTTCCCGGCAGGTGCGTATGAACTCGATAACGGCGGACAATTGTTCATGCTGGACAATGTCACGATCCGCGGAGCGGGCATGTGGCATACGACGCTTAAAGGCGCGAAGTTTTATGGAATCGGCAGCCATATCCGCGTGTATGACCTGTTCCTGGACGGGGAATTGAACGTCAGGGATGACGAAGCGCACACGAATGGTTTTGAGGGTGCTTTTGGTCCCGGTTCAACGATCCAAAGTGTTTGGATCGAGCATACGAAGACGGCGATGTGGATCGCCCGCGCGAAGCCGCAATTCGGCTTTAACAGCGACATCTACACGAATGAATTTTATGTAGCCGGTCTGCGCATGCGCAATTTGATGGCGGACGGCATCAATTTCAGCATTAACACGAAGAACAGCATGGTCGAGCAGTCCAATGTCAGATATCCCGGCGATGACGGGCTGGCGATGTGGTCTACGCTTACGACCGGATATCCGGACGATTTTACGGAAAATAATACGTTCCGCTTCGATACGGTCCAGCTTCCCTGGTTATCCAACAACATGGTCGTCTTTGGCGGTAAGGATAACAACATGCAGGATAATGTGCTGTCCGATACAATCGGACTGGGAGGGGGATCGTCGTCTCGACGCGGTTCGAACCGACTCCGTTCAGCGGAACAACTTCTGTCGAGCGAAATACGTTGA